In a genomic window of Shouchella clausii:
- a CDS encoding SDR family oxidoreductase, which yields MATYLITGGAGFIGSNIAKTLVAKGEKVKILDNFNTGKKDNIAEFIDEIEVIDGDFTNEKTVQSALKQVDVVFHQGAIPSVPKSIQNPIESNHANVSGTLQLLQGAVEAKVSRFIYAASSSAYGDSETLPKHEQLPGNPMSPYAVSKYAGELYCKVFHNLYGLETVSLRYFNVFGPRQDPNSKYAAVIPSFIKAMLNDKPPTIFGDGTQSRDFTFIDNVVSANLLAANAPKLQGESVNIGGGASIDLNSLVDEINVLLGKQIQASYGPERPGDVKHSLADIHLAEKLIAYRPIVSFREGLRQTVEWFKRH from the coding sequence CGCTTGTGGCTAAGGGAGAAAAAGTCAAAATTTTAGACAATTTCAATACAGGAAAAAAGGACAACATCGCTGAATTCATAGATGAAATTGAAGTCATCGATGGCGACTTTACAAATGAGAAAACGGTCCAATCTGCGTTAAAGCAGGTCGATGTGGTTTTTCATCAAGGAGCGATTCCGTCTGTACCAAAATCGATTCAAAACCCAATCGAATCCAACCATGCCAATGTCTCTGGTACGCTCCAGCTCTTGCAAGGTGCGGTTGAAGCAAAAGTAAGTCGATTTATTTACGCAGCTTCGTCATCAGCTTACGGGGACTCGGAAACATTGCCTAAACATGAACAATTGCCTGGCAACCCTATGTCCCCTTATGCGGTCAGCAAATACGCAGGCGAACTTTATTGCAAAGTTTTCCATAACCTTTATGGTTTGGAAACCGTTTCGCTTCGCTACTTTAATGTCTTTGGACCTCGTCAAGACCCCAATTCCAAATATGCAGCCGTTATCCCAAGCTTTATAAAGGCGATGCTAAACGACAAACCACCGACTATTTTTGGCGACGGCACACAATCACGTGACTTTACGTTTATTGACAATGTCGTTTCTGCCAATTTATTAGCAGCCAACGCCCCTAAACTACAAGGAGAATCGGTAAACATAGGGGGAGGCGCCAGCATTGACCTCAACTCCTTGGTAGATGAAATCAATGTACTCTTAGGCAAACAAATTCAGGCAAGCTATGGGCCTGAACGGCCAGGCGACGTAAAACATTCCCTTGCCGATATCCATCTTGCCGAAAAGCTCATTGCCTACCGTCCTATCGTTTCATTTCGGGAAGGATTAAGACAGACGGTCGAGTGGTTTAAACGCCACTGA
- a CDS encoding GNAT family N-acetyltransferase has protein sequence MKLALKPLNMEDIELVDEMYNDEAVFRTAILGYNYPQSRLLLKGKLESWITNKSQKHFKIMAEEAVGIAQIHDIHGVNRTCKLGIMIKPAFWGKSYGPEVLRQLEHICFTDIGLRRIEAEVLATNDRVLAMMEQGRYELEGVRKEAVFKNGRFVDVHYYGKINDKSMDLGRYGLGKEAERIK, from the coding sequence ATGAAATTGGCTCTTAAGCCTTTGAATATGGAAGACATTGAATTGGTTGATGAAATGTACAATGATGAAGCGGTATTTCGAACCGCTATTTTGGGATATAACTACCCGCAAAGCCGTTTACTCCTTAAAGGGAAATTGGAGTCTTGGATTACGAACAAATCGCAAAAGCATTTTAAGATTATGGCTGAAGAAGCAGTAGGCATTGCGCAAATCCACGATATCCATGGAGTGAACCGTACGTGCAAATTAGGGATTATGATTAAGCCTGCCTTTTGGGGAAAGAGCTACGGGCCAGAAGTGCTTCGCCAACTAGAACATATATGCTTTACCGATATTGGATTAAGGCGCATTGAAGCGGAAGTGCTGGCCACCAATGACCGGGTATTGGCGATGATGGAACAAGGCCGCTATGAACTTGAAGGTGTCCGTAAAGAGGCCGTTTTTAAAAATGGCCGCTTTGTCGATGTCCACTATTATGGAAAAATTAATGACAAATCCATGGATCTAGGAAGGTACGGTTTAGGCAAGGAAGCCGAAAGGATAAAATAG